A portion of the Corynebacterium heidelbergense genome contains these proteins:
- a CDS encoding helix-turn-helix transcriptional regulator: MTTCVRPNCTNKGRESYRGLCHKHARATGVVTPTVDHSTAAAHIHRLKALGWRYSQIADAAGVSPDTLTNYATGRYRSGRRSVIARILAIPLAPPAITPTGVARRLQGLMALGWRSDELADALGVTRTTIYSLTRGVSPHPKSPTMAPRIAEFAEEHGYTYRREPTIFTRARAWVPIAAWDEIDNPAAKPAPSELPDRVPFTYHTLAALQLMCDELGEVTTICRLGTTRNQLTRWLNPNRKQHRIDTRVAQRLFAYADAHAAKKGPQHVARASA; encoded by the coding sequence GTGACCACCTGCGTACGCCCCAACTGCACCAACAAAGGGCGGGAGAGCTACCGGGGGTTGTGCCACAAACACGCCCGCGCGACGGGTGTAGTCACGCCCACCGTGGACCACTCCACGGCCGCCGCCCACATCCACCGACTCAAGGCCCTCGGCTGGCGGTACAGCCAGATCGCCGACGCCGCCGGGGTATCCCCAGACACCCTCACCAACTACGCCACCGGACGGTACCGCAGCGGACGGCGCAGCGTCATCGCCCGCATCCTCGCCATACCGCTGGCCCCACCAGCCATCACCCCGACCGGGGTGGCCCGCCGACTACAGGGCCTCATGGCGCTGGGGTGGCGCTCCGACGAACTCGCCGACGCCCTCGGGGTGACTAGGACAACGATCTACAGCCTGACCCGCGGAGTATCCCCGCATCCCAAGTCGCCAACCATGGCTCCTCGGATAGCAGAGTTCGCGGAGGAGCACGGCTACACCTACCGGCGCGAACCGACGATCTTCACCCGAGCCAGGGCGTGGGTGCCGATCGCCGCGTGGGACGAGATCGACAACCCCGCCGCCAAACCCGCCCCATCCGAGCTACCCGACCGGGTGCCGTTCACCTACCACACCCTCGCCGCGCTGCAGCTCATGTGTGACGAGCTGGGGGAGGTCACGACGATCTGCCGCCTCGGCACGACCCGCAACCAGCTCACCCGGTGGCTCAACCCCAACCGGAAGCAGCACCGGATTGACACCCGCGTCGCGCAGCGCCTGTTCGCCTACGCCGACGCCCACGCCGCAAAGAAGGGACCACAGCATGTCGCACGAGCTAGTGCGTAA
- a CDS encoding single-stranded DNA-binding protein: MIQHIYIEGGVCMEPELRYTQSGKAVCQLRIAASDQHKDGDEWVRDQSVYWTVAVWGRCAEPAARLTKGDRVVVRGKPVTRQWETPEGQRRSATEVQAFDVWRMLDAPSNSTPSPQPTQQQQPPQQQASGWQQTISDGDDDPPF; this comes from the coding sequence ATGATCCAGCACATCTACATCGAGGGCGGGGTGTGCATGGAACCCGAGCTGCGCTACACCCAATCCGGCAAAGCCGTCTGTCAGCTCCGCATCGCCGCATCCGACCAGCACAAAGACGGCGACGAGTGGGTACGTGACCAGTCCGTCTACTGGACCGTTGCCGTCTGGGGCCGCTGCGCCGAGCCCGCCGCCCGCCTCACCAAGGGCGACCGCGTCGTCGTGCGGGGCAAGCCCGTCACCCGCCAGTGGGAAACCCCCGAAGGGCAACGCCGCAGCGCCACCGAGGTGCAGGCCTTCGACGTGTGGCGGATGCTCGACGCCCCCAGCAACAGCACCCCATCACCCCAGCCCACCCAACAACAACAGCCGCCGCAGCAACAGGCCAGCGGGTGGCAGCAGACCATCAGCGACGGCGACGACGACCCGCCGTTCTAG
- a CDS encoding helix-turn-helix domain-containing protein: MTHSTASPVAYTPDDLAVMLGIHRTTVIRHANAGKLADLRPYRIGAALRFPRSTVNRRLGIQETA; encoded by the coding sequence ATGACTCACTCTACCGCATCGCCCGTGGCGTACACGCCCGACGACCTCGCCGTGATGCTCGGCATCCACCGAACCACGGTCATCCGCCACGCCAATGCCGGCAAACTCGCCGACCTCCGGCCCTACCGCATCGGCGCCGCCCTCCGATTCCCCCGCTCCACCGTCAACCGCCGCCTCGGCATCCAGGAGACCGCATGA